Below is a genomic region from Nitrospira lenta.
CCCGACCTCTGCGCAATCGCGCAAACCGCAACCGCACACGATCGAGATAGAGATAGATCACCGGCGTCGTATAGAGCGTCAGTAACTGGCTCACGAGGAGTCCGCCGACAATGGCAATGCCGAGGGGCTGCCGCAATTCCGACCCAACCCCCGTCCCCAACGCCAGAGGCAACGCGCCGAACAGCGCCGCCATCGTGGTCATCATGATCGGCCGAAAGCGCAACAGGCAAGCCTCGTAGATCGCCGCCTCCGGAGTCTTCCCCTCTTTACGTTCCGCCTCCAAGGCGAAGTCGATCATCATGATGGCGTTCTTCTTGACGATACCGATCAAGAGAATGATCCCGATCAGCGCAATCATGCTCAGCTCCGTCTTGAACAGGAGCAACGCGAGCAGCGCGCCCACTCCGGCGGACGGCAGCGTCGACAGGATCGTCAAGGGATGGATGTAACTCTCGTAGAGAATCCCCAACACAATGTAGACCGTGAGCAGCGCGGCGAGGATGAGAAACGGCTGATTGTTGACGGAGGCCTGGAAGGCTTTGGCCGCGCCTTGAAACGTGCCCTGGACGCCGGCCGGAAGCCCCATTTCCCGCGTCGCCTTTTCAATCGACTGAACCGCATCGCCCAGCGAGGCTCCCGGAGCCATATTGAAGGACAACGTCACACCGGGGAATTGCCCCTGATGGTTGACCAACAGCAGCGTATTCGTCGGTTCATAGCGCGTCACGGCACTGAGGGGCACCTGCGCCCCCGTCGGCGACCGCACATAAATTTCCTGCAGCGTCGAGGGGTGCTGCCAATATTGCGGAGCGACTTCCATAACGACGTGATACTGGTTGAGCGGCGTATACATGATGGAGACCTGCCGCTGACCGAAGGCATCGTAGAGCGTATCGTCGATCAGTTGGGGACTGATCCCCAGCCGGGAAGCCGTGCTGCGATCGAACACCACGAGCGATTGCAACCCCTTGTCCTGCTGATCGCTGTTCACATCTGTAATTTCAGGCAGCGTGCGCAACTGCCGCTCAACCTTGGGTGCCCAGGTGTTCAGCTCGGCCAGATCGACGCTTTGCAGCGTATATTGATATTGGGCGCTGCTGGCGCGTCCACCGATACGCAGATCTTGAATCGCCTGCAGCACGGTTGGGGCGCCCGTCACTTTCGCCAGCTTGGGACGCAGACGGGCAATCACCTGATCGACGCTGATCTGCCGCTCTTCGAGTGGTTTCAGCGAGATAAACATACGGCCGGCATTGGTGTTTCCGCTGACGCCGCCGCCGCTGAATCCCGTGACGGTGTCCACGGCTGGATCGCTCTTAATGATGTCCACGACCTCAGTAAGTTTCTGCCGCATGGCCTGAAATGAAATATCCTGCGCGGCCTGAATATTCCCGAACATGCGCCCTGTGTCCTGCTGGGGGAAAAATCCCTTGGGCACGATGGTGTACAGATAGATACTGAACGCCATTGTGGCCAGGGTCACGACGAGCATGCTGCGCGGATGGCGGAGGACCCAGCCGAGACTTCCCGCATAGCCGCGGCGCAGACGTTCAAAGAACCATTCGCTCATCCGGTACCAGCGCCCATGGGGCTCGCCGGTCTCCGCTTTGAGTACGCGGGCGCACATCATCGGCGTCGTAGTCAGCGACACGACCAGCGACACAAGAATCGCCACGGAGAGCGTGACGGCGAATTCGCGAAAGAGCCGTCCCATCATCCCCCCCATGAAGAGAATCGGGAGGAAGACGGCCACCAGCGAGATGGTCATCGAGAGTACGGTAAAGGTGATCTCGCGCGCGCCGCGCAGCGCCGCTTGCATCGGCTCCATCCCCTGCTCCCGGTACCGGCTGATGTTCTCCAGCACGACGATGGCGTCGTCCACAACGAACCCGGTCGCAATCGTGAGGGCCATGAGCGACAGATTGTCCAGGCTATAGTCCAAGAGATACATCACGCCGAACGTACTGATCAGCGAGACCGGCACCGCCACACAGGGAATGAGCGTGGCCCGGATGTCCCGAAGAAACAGAAACACCACCAGGATCACGAGGCAGACTGAGATCGCGAGCGTCCGCTCGACATCGTGCAACGACGCGCGAATGACCGGGGTGCGGTCCACCACCACCTTCAGCGTCATGCTCCCTGGGATCGACGCTTCCAATTGAGGAAGGATGGCCCGCACACGGTCGACGGTTTCGATGATGTTGGCCCCCGGCTGCCGGTTGATGATAATAAGCACCGCCGGGACGCCGTTCGCCACACCGCTCGTCCGCAGATCCTCGACCGACTGCTCGACCGTCGCGATGTCCGAGAGCCGCACGGCCCGCCCTTCCCGGTAACTCACGATCAGGGGCAGATACTCTTCCACCGTATGGAGCTGATCGTTGCTCCGCACCTCCCAAGTCCGTTTTCCGTCGGACAACTGTCCCTTGGGACGATTGACGTTGGTGCTGCTCAGCATCCGGCGGACATCCCCGAGTCCGATCCCGTAGCTGTTCAATGCGGTGGGATTCAGATCGACACGAATCGCCGGAAGCGAGCCGCCGCCCACCGTCACCTGCCCCACGCCCTCGATCTGCGAAAGTTTTTGCTGAAGAATGCTGGAGGCGACATCGTACATGCGGCCCCGGCTGACAAGATCGGACGTCAGCGACAGGATGAGAATCGGCGCGTCGGCCGGATTGATCTTCCGGTAGGTGGGGCTGTTCGGGAGGGTCGTCGGCAGTTCGCTCCGTGCCGCCATGATGGCGGCTTGGACATCGCGCGCGGCGCCGTCGATATTGCGGCTCAGGTCGAATTGCAGCGTGATATTCGCCGACCCCAGCATGCTCGTGGAGGTCATCTCCGTCACGCCGGCGATGCGGGTGAACTGATGCTCCAGCGGAGCCGCCACCGAGGTAGCCATGGTTTCGGGACTGCCGCCCGGCAGCGTAGCCGAGACATTGATGGTCGGAAACTCTACCTGCGGCAGCGCGGCAACGGGAAGGAAGCGGAACGCGACGAGACCGATGAGCGTGACGCCGACGGTCAATAAGGTGGTGGCGACCGGACGGCGAATGAACGGCGCCGAGATGTTCATAACATTCCCGGGGTAAGCGCCTCTGCGGTCGATGGTTCCGGCCGCCCGTTCCGGATGCGCCGCGCCAATCGGTCGAATGCCAGATACACCACCGGCGTCGTATAGAGCGTCAGCACCTGGCTCACAATCAGCCCACCGATAATAGCGACTCCGAGCGGATGCCGGAGCTCCGACCCCACTCCCGAGCCGATCGCCAACGGAAGCGCGCCCAACAGCGCCGCCATCGTCGTCATCATGATCGGCCGGAAGCGCAACAGACAGGCTTCGTAGATCGCCGCTTCCGGGGTCTTTCCCTCTTTACGCTCCGCGTCCAACGCAAAGTCGATCATCATGATGGCGTTCTTCTTGACGATGCCGATGAGCAGAATGATGCCGATCAGGGCGATGACGCTGAATTCAATTCTAAAGAGCATCAAGGCCAGCAACGCGCCCACGCCGGCGGAGGGCAGCGTGGACAGAATCGTGAGCGGGTGGATATAGCTCTCGTACAAAACCCCAAGCACGATA
It encodes:
- a CDS encoding multidrug efflux RND transporter permease subunit, with the protein product MNISAPFIRRPVATTLLTVGVTLIGLVAFRFLPVAALPQVEFPTINVSATLPGGSPETMATSVAAPLEHQFTRIAGVTEMTSTSMLGSANITLQFDLSRNIDGAARDVQAAIMAARSELPTTLPNSPTYRKINPADAPILILSLTSDLVSRGRMYDVASSILQQKLSQIEGVGQVTVGGGSLPAIRVDLNPTALNSYGIGLGDVRRMLSSTNVNRPKGQLSDGKRTWEVRSNDQLHTVEEYLPLIVSYREGRAVRLSDIATVEQSVEDLRTSGVANGVPAVLIIINRQPGANIIETVDRVRAILPQLEASIPGSMTLKVVVDRTPVIRASLHDVERTLAISVCLVILVVFLFLRDIRATLIPCVAVPVSLISTFGVMYLLDYSLDNLSLMALTIATGFVVDDAIVVLENISRYREQGMEPMQAALRGAREITFTVLSMTISLVAVFLPILFMGGMMGRLFREFAVTLSVAILVSLVVSLTTTPMMCARVLKAETGEPHGRWYRMSEWFFERLRRGYAGSLGWVLRHPRSMLVVTLATMAFSIYLYTIVPKGFFPQQDTGRMFGNIQAAQDISFQAMRQKLTEVVDIIKSDPAVDTVTGFSGGGVSGNTNAGRMFISLKPLEERQISVDQVIARLRPKLAKVTGAPTVLQAIQDLRIGGRASSAQYQYTLQSVDLAELNTWAPKVERQLRTLPEITDVNSDQQDKGLQSLVVFDRSTASRLGISPQLIDDTLYDAFGQRQVSIMYTPLNQYHVVMEVAPQYWQHPSTLQEIYVRSPTGAQVPLSAVTRYEPTNTLLLVNHQGQFPGVTLSFNMAPGASLGDAVQSIEKATREMGLPAGVQGTFQGAAKAFQASVNNQPFLILAALLTVYIVLGILYESYIHPLTILSTLPSAGVGALLALLLFKTELSMIALIGIILLIGIVKKNAIMMIDFALEAERKEGKTPEAAIYEACLLRFRPIMMTTMAALFGALPLALGTGVGSELRQPLGIAIVGGLLVSQLLTLYTTPVIYLYLDRVRLRFARLRRGREADRPLSSGTQLPDVQG